A single Triticum dicoccoides isolate Atlit2015 ecotype Zavitan chromosome 2A, WEW_v2.0, whole genome shotgun sequence DNA region contains:
- the LOC119354051 gene encoding uncharacterized protein LOC119354051, which produces MWIRAAINRRARFIQLSHHPRDDAFSDLEHVPFISCHLKHLHLSGTMLRDKTLMQLSSQCPSLEVLELKECFLYAPQISSASLISLTMVECRIMADLSIAAPSLVSLCCVIPYHRAPSFENLGSLATGTIMLNDSFLHDKFEYKYKDRDEDAFECDSGDDSDSDDDHCDSDTDTDLRTSDILDGAKVLGGQNVIRSLSNATSLDLIADAGELILNRELEICQIFSNLKVLTLGEWCMAADFYPLVSFLQHAPNLESLFLKLKTDHEEIEDNIRLEGISFACKNLTMVKIKCPKDDERVPVLTQMFMANGIPIEKIDVCHRQTRKTCHQSLALRRGYAAL; this is translated from the exons ATGTGGATCCGTGCTGCCATAAACCGCAGGGCACGGTTTATCCAGCTTAGTCATCATCCAAGGGATGATGCCTTCTCTGATCTTGAGCACGTGCCGTTCATCTCCTGCCACCTGAAACACCTGCACCTGTCTGGCACAATGTTGCGAGACAAGACACTAATGCAGCTCTCTTCTCAGTGTCCTTCTTTGGAAGTCCTGGAACTCAAGGAGTGCTTCCTGTATGCCCCCCAGATATCATCTGCCTCACTTATTAGTTTGACCATGGTTGAGTGCAGGATCATGGCTGACCTGTCCATCGCTGCTCCAAGCCTTGTATCACTGTGCTGTGTCATACCATACCACCGTGCTCCGTCGTTTGAAAACCTGGGGTCGCTGGCTACCGGCACCATCATGTTAAATGACTCTTTCTTGCATGATAAGTTTGAATACAAGTACAAAGATCGCGATGAAGATGCATTTGAATGTGATAGCGGCGACGACAGTGACTCTGATGATGACCACTGTGATAGTGATACTGATACCGACTTGAGAACTTCTGACATATTGGATGGTGCTAAAGTTTTAGGTGGCCAAAATGTTATCCGCAGCCTTTCAAATGCTACAAGTTTAGACCTGATAGCTGATGCCGGAGAG TTGATTCTGAATAGGGAATTGGAAATATGCCAAATTTTTAGCAACCTGAAGGTGTTAACCCTTGGTGAATGGTGTATGGCTGCCGACTTCTATCCGTTAGTTTCATTCTTGCAGCATGCTCCAAATCTGGAGTCTCTTTTTCTTAAACTTAAAACG GATCATGAGGAAATAGAAGACAATATCAGACTGGAGGGTATATCATTTGCTTGCAAGAACCTTACAATGGTCAAGATAAAATGTCCCAAGGATGACGAAAGAGTTCCTGTGTTAACACAAATGTTCATGGCTAATGGCATACCCATCGAAAAGATAGATGTCTGTCACCGTCAGACTCGCAAAACTT GTCATCAATCCTTGGCCCTAAGGCGTGGATATGCTGCTTTGTAG
- the LOC119354052 gene encoding uncharacterized protein LOC119354052: MYKLFRGKINFPLKSAAGHALLYDGLIWSHSFDSRCIFSFGGGARWGGKGKIHQFLSGPKTIICFIKHPQEFFIHTFFQGWGFNGRRSSTPSSARSPPLPGTWTRTWVRQSLANKVESVQSTGLLPIVVVLPAASDALLSPLHQSTPSYYLQKKMVWGEELKA, translated from the exons ATGTATAAGTTATTTAGGGGTAAAATCAACTTCCCTCTGAAGTCTGCTGCTGGTCATGCTCTTTTATATGATGGTCTGATCTGGTCACACTCTTTCGACAGTCGATGCATATTTTCTTTTGG tggcggagctagatgGGGAGGCAAAGGGAAAATACATCAATTCTTGAGCGGTCCAAAAACTATAATTTGTTTTATTAAGCACCCCCAAGAGTTCTTTATTCACACATTTTTTCAAGGTTGGGGGTTTAAT GGCAGGAGATCAAGCACTCCGTCCTCTGCCAGGTCGCCGCCGCTGCCCGGGACGTGGACGCGCACGTGGGTCCGTCAGTCGCTGGCAAACAAGGTCGAGTCCGTGCAGAGCACTGGTCTCCTCCCTATCGTCGTCGTCCTCCCTGCTGCCAGCGACGCCCTCCTGTCTCCTCTGCACCAGTCTACTCCTTCAT ATTATTTACAAAAGAAAATGGTTTGGGGTGAAGAGTTGAAGGCTTGA
- the LOC119354054 gene encoding pentatricopeptide repeat-containing protein At5g66520-like — protein sequence MALRLLSHPSLTAAQLRQLHGHLLTSSLLGDRYLPNILLRGLLPDAPLRALALFPRLRRILPAFLPNNYTFSFLLTASIATAIPIPSPSFTSSAHTQLICALHALAVTLGWDAHAYVSNGFIHAYASRGFLDAARRVFDTAVLARTDDVCSWTSLLTAYARAGHMDDARSLFDGMPHKTPIAWSAMLSAHVGAGGFVDALEVFDMMLSARIRPNRAAIVGALAACGGLGALEQGRWVHALITATTGRMDAGVATALVDMYAKCGNLDSARQVFAAMPEPERDVFAYTAMISGLSDHGHCQEAVELFGQMQDQGVRPNEVTFICVLCTCARAGGGLVSVAREIFQSMSAVHGIEPGVEHYGSLVDVLGRAGMLAEAAAVVRAMPMRPDSYVLGALLNACRVHGGDGVKLGKQVVEWLAELGLDHSGVHVQLSNMYACSSKWEDVVRIRSVMEEKKVAKVPGCSMVEVDGVACEFVAGDRFLDPCINTVVRGLDQQLRLLGHDYRHLEELSNLA from the coding sequence ATGGCGCTGCGGCTGCTGTCCCACCCGTCGCTCACGGCGGCGCAGCTCCGGCAGCTCCAcggccacctcctcacctcctccCTCCTCGGCGACCGCTACCTCCCAAACATCCTCCTCCGCGGCCTCCTCCCGGACGCCCCTCTCCGCGCCCTCGCCCTCTTCCCCCGCCTCCGCCGCATCCTCCCCGCATTCCTCCCCAACAACTacaccttctccttcctcctcaCCGCCTCTATCGCCACAGCCATCCCCATTCCCTCGCCGTCGTTCACCTCCTCGGCCCACACGCAGCTCATCTGCGCGTTGCACGCGCTCGCCGTGACGCTCGGCTGGGACGCGCACGCTTACGTCTCCAACGGCTTCATCCACGCCTACGCCTCCCGCGGCTTCCTAGACGCCGCGCGCCGCGTCTTCGACACTGCCGTCCTCGCCCGTACGGACGACGTCTGCTCCTGGACCTCGCTTCTCACGGCCTACGCCAGGGCCGGGCACATGGACGACGCACGCTCCCTGTTCGATGGAATGCCGCACAAGACGCCCATCGCCTGGAGCGCCATGCTCAGCGCCCACGTCGGGGCAGGCGGCTTCGTGGATGCGCTCGAGGTGTTCGACATGATGCTCAGTGCTCGTATCCGGCCCAACAGGGCGGCTATCGTTGGCGCACTGGCTGCATGCGGTGGGCTCGGGGCGCTGGAGCAGGGCCGGTGGGTGCACGCTCTCATCACCGCTACCACCGGTAGGATGGATGCGGGGGTGGCTACTGCGCTGGTGGACATGTATGCTAAGTGCGGGAACCTAGACTCGGCAAGGCAGGTGTTCGCAGCCATGCCGGAGCCCGAGCGCGACGTGTTTGCTTACACGGCCATGATCTCGGGGCTCTCGGACCACGGTCACTGCCAGGAGGCCGTTGAGCTGTTCGGCCAGATGCAGGACCAGGGGGTGCGCCCCAACGAGGTCACCTTCATCTGCGTCCTCTGCACTTGTGCCCGTGCCGGCGGCGGGCTTGTCAGCGTCGCTAGGGAGATCTTCCAGAGCATGTCTGCCGTCCACGGCATCGAGCCCGGCGTGGAGCACTATGGGAGCCTGGTCGACGTGCTCGGCCGTGCCGGGATGCTTGCGGAGGCCGCGGCTGTGGTGCGGGCAATGCCGATGCGGCCCGACTCATACGTGCTAGGTGCGCTGCTCAATGCATGCCGGGTGCACGGTGGTGACGGCGTGAAGCTCGGAAAGCAGGTTGTGGAGTGGCTAGCGGAACTTGGGCTCGACCACAGCGGCGTGCACGTGCAGCTGTCCAACATGTACGCCTGCTCCAGCAAGTGGGAGGACGTGGTAAGGATCCGGTCGGTGATGGAGGAGAAGAAGGTGGCCAAAGTGCCCGGCTGCAGCATGGTCGAGGTCGATGGCGTCGCTTGCGAGTTTGTTGCTGGCGACCGCTTCCTTGATCCGTGCATCAACACCGTCGTCAGAGGGCTCGATCAGCAGCTCAGGCTGCTTGGCCATGACTACCGTCACCTCGAGGAGCTATCCAACTTGGCGTAG
- the LOC119354055 gene encoding protein BRICK1 yields the protein MARAGQGGGMGSAVNVGIAVQADWENREFISNISLNVRRLFDFLLRFEATTKSKLASLNEKLDSLERKLEVLEVQVSSATTNPSVFNN from the exons ATGGCTCGCGCGGGGCAAGGGGGCGGGATGGGGAGCGCGGTGAACGTGGGGATCGCGGTGCAGGCAGACTGGGAGAACCGCGAGTTCATCTCCAACATCTCCCTCAACGTCCGCCGCCTCTTCGACTTCCTCCTCCGATTCG AGGCCACGACGAAGAGCAAGCTGGCCTCACTGAACGAGAAACTAGACAGCCTGGAGCGGAAGCTGGAGGTGCTGGAGGTCCAAGTGAGCAGCGCCACCACCAACCCCTCCgttttcaacaactag